In Candidatus Eisenbacteria bacterium, a single window of DNA contains:
- the bcp gene encoding thioredoxin-dependent thiol peroxidase, with product MPTRRRNAAKPGSPDWPGESLTVGMMAPEFSLPSTLGRKVSLSEFRGKRVILYFYPKDDTPGCTMEACAFRDHLPRITSKDAVVLGVSLDDELSHQRFAQKYNLPFALLSDVDAAVSRQYGTYKEKNLYGRSYWGIERTTFVIDREGRVENVFRRVKVEGHAEEVMATLAI from the coding sequence ATGCCGACGCGGCGCCGCAACGCGGCCAAGCCGGGCTCCCCCGACTGGCCGGGAGAGAGCCTCACCGTAGGGATGATGGCGCCGGAGTTTTCGCTTCCGAGCACGCTCGGACGGAAGGTGTCGCTCAGCGAGTTCCGCGGGAAGCGCGTGATCCTGTATTTCTATCCCAAGGACGACACGCCCGGGTGCACCATGGAGGCATGCGCCTTCCGGGACCACCTGCCGCGCATCACCTCCAAGGATGCCGTCGTGCTGGGCGTGAGCCTGGACGACGAGCTGAGCCACCAGCGCTTCGCGCAGAAGTACAACCTACCGTTTGCGCTCCTCTCGGACGTGGACGCGGCGGTCTCGCGCCAGTATGGCACGTACAAGGAGAAGAACCTGTACGGCCGCAGCTACTGGGGCATCGAGCGCACCACGTTCGTGATCGATCGCGAGGGACGCGTCGAGAACGTCTTCCGGCGTGTGAAGGTGGAAGGCCACGCCGAGGAGGTCATGGCGACGCTGGCCATCTAG